A single genomic interval of Adhaeribacter pallidiroseus harbors:
- a CDS encoding potassium channel family protein — protein sequence MEKPQSTEPRLGLLNLLIIVLSIYVLGALVIETVFKLPTEISQILSLLDNAICVFFLADFTYRFYQAEDKIKFMRWGWIDLISSIPAVDFLRAGRAIRLIRLLRILRAFRSTKHLVNHIFKNRVQGTFSAVATIAVLMVIFSAIAILQVETDPNSNIKTAEDALWWAYVTITTVGYGDKFPVTTEGRLIAALLMTVGVGLFGTFTAYVASWFIEGKKDTI from the coding sequence ATGGAAAAGCCTCAAAGTACGGAGCCTAGATTAGGATTGCTTAATTTATTGATCATAGTTTTATCCATTTATGTTCTGGGTGCATTGGTTATCGAAACCGTTTTTAAACTACCTACTGAAATCTCCCAAATACTTAGCTTACTAGATAATGCTATTTGTGTATTCTTCCTGGCTGACTTTACTTACCGATTCTATCAGGCGGAAGATAAAATTAAATTTATGCGCTGGGGCTGGATTGATCTGATTTCCAGTATTCCCGCTGTGGACTTCTTACGAGCTGGTAGAGCTATCCGGCTGATAAGATTACTGCGAATCTTAAGAGCATTTCGTTCAACAAAACACTTAGTAAATCATATCTTTAAGAATAGAGTACAAGGTACCTTTTCCGCTGTTGCCACTATTGCCGTGCTCATGGTCATCTTTTCAGCCATTGCTATTCTTCAGGTAGAAACGGATCCCAATAGTAACATTAAGACGGCGGAAGATGCCTTGTGGTGGGCGTATGTGACTATAACTACCGTGGGCTATGGCGACAAATTTCCGGTAACAACCGAAGGCCGACTTATTGCTGCGCTGCTAATGACGGTGGGAGTGGGTTTGTTCGGTACCTTTACCGCCTATGTGGCTTCTTGGTTTATTGAAGGGAAAAAAGACACTATTTAA
- a CDS encoding alpha-ketoglutarate-dependent dioxygenase AlkB, which yields MEAELIQEIDHQTWVVDYDRRLQYYGYRNELEKPYSLIPFPVPMPLLIHQLSENLVEQHIVSIPPDQVIINEYAPGEGLRPHKDRNYFENQICGVNLGSGCIMRFIKIAGGDVVDVEVPRRSVYVMQDDARYKWNHSIPPRKKDMVEGQVKHRGRRLSITYRKVILKKVKPLNPEGKVAKMLQEHFPNHVNTK from the coding sequence ATGGAGGCGGAATTGATCCAGGAAATTGATCACCAAACCTGGGTGGTGGATTACGATAGAAGGTTGCAATACTATGGGTACCGCAATGAATTGGAAAAGCCTTATAGTCTCATACCCTTTCCGGTTCCGATGCCGTTGCTCATTCATCAATTATCCGAAAACCTGGTAGAACAGCATATTGTCTCGATTCCACCCGACCAGGTTATCATCAATGAATATGCGCCGGGAGAGGGACTCCGCCCGCATAAAGATCGGAACTATTTCGAAAACCAAATTTGTGGGGTTAATCTGGGCAGTGGGTGCATCATGCGTTTTATCAAAATTGCCGGTGGGGACGTGGTAGATGTGGAGGTTCCCCGGCGCTCGGTATATGTGATGCAAGATGATGCCAGATATAAATGGAATCACTCCATTCCTCCCCGCAAAAAAGATATGGTGGAGGGTCAGGTAAAACATCGGGGAAGAAGGTTATCTATTACATACCGCAAGGTAATCCTGAAAAAAGTGAAACCGCTTAACCCAGAAGGGAAAGTGGCCAAAATGTTACAAGAGCATTTTCCTAACCATGTGAATACTAAGTAA
- a CDS encoding SBBP repeat-containing protein, which produces MNKLFTLITLLWLYLQGSAVFGQEWQWVKKAGGKGTDWVTSIGVDAAGNSYITGAFEDTIHFGDLILKNRVNDIYKIYYDIFLTKYDTDGQEVWTRQAGGGNSEWGRAIAVDPAGNSYLTGSLEGKAVFGNINLPDKGFGTYLAKYDTNGKVLWATNTSSTLAEGYGIAVDNQGNSYVTGWFQERIAFGSIILTGPELIEKPFLAKYNPSGEVVWAKTFSGEGIGLSNDVAVDAQGNSYITGYFDGKVSFGTKPLQAIGNSDAFLVKYDPSGNVIWARQASTSSGPYAMGEAIALDKTGNCYLTGLFVNELTLNDLILNGSGQEDVFIAKYDANGKVIWATKTGGAGADIGKSITVDATGQVTIAGSFNQLVQVGATTLNSVQDEDIFLAHYNANGEPVWALQAGGLNVDGLYLDLAQDGQGNSYLTGAFDETVDFGAKEITAIGSPDLFITKARPPAAATMNLSSLPTTSICAGSTIAIPFTTTGYWAEGTSFLVELSDASGSFVAPIVIGTGPTSPIEANIPLEIIAGSGYRMRIIASTGLMSADNGLDLTITALPEVSAGADETVCASASSFSLSGFSPAGGTWSGTGVNAPGVFTPALAQVGTHTLTYSVQKGACSFSSTKTITVVVPTSIMAAIVPTECSSVSTTQAYAPFQATFTNQTKGATGFLWDFGDGNTSNEEAPTHAYTQEGKYKVTLTALFGNECSQTKEITEVVIRKKQDLPNVFTPNRDGLNDTFAFNITCLSVNLKVFNRSGTLVYEQANYQNTWDGGSLSDGIYYYQLTTTKGSSWKGWVEIIR; this is translated from the coding sequence ATGAATAAACTATTTACCCTAATAACACTACTTTGGCTGTACCTGCAAGGTTCTGCTGTTTTTGGACAGGAGTGGCAATGGGTGAAAAAGGCGGGGGGTAAAGGGACCGATTGGGTCACCAGCATTGGGGTAGATGCGGCCGGGAACAGTTATATTACCGGGGCCTTCGAAGACACCATTCACTTTGGGGATTTGATCCTGAAGAACAGGGTTAATGATATTTACAAAATCTACTATGATATCTTTCTAACCAAATATGATACGGATGGCCAGGAAGTATGGACTCGCCAGGCTGGCGGTGGTAATTCCGAGTGGGGCCGCGCCATCGCCGTTGACCCAGCAGGGAATAGCTATCTAACCGGCAGCCTGGAGGGGAAAGCTGTTTTTGGTAATATTAATCTTCCAGATAAAGGGTTCGGAACGTATCTAGCTAAATACGATACCAACGGCAAGGTTTTATGGGCAACCAACACGAGTAGTACTCTGGCGGAAGGATATGGGATAGCTGTAGATAATCAGGGGAATAGTTATGTTACCGGGTGGTTTCAGGAAAGAATCGCTTTTGGTTCTATTATCTTGACTGGCCCGGAACTGATTGAAAAACCGTTTCTTGCCAAATACAACCCCAGTGGCGAGGTAGTCTGGGCGAAAACGTTTAGTGGCGAAGGTATCGGTTTGAGTAATGATGTAGCAGTAGATGCTCAAGGAAATAGTTATATCACCGGATATTTTGACGGAAAGGTTTCTTTTGGAACTAAGCCACTACAAGCAATTGGAAACAGTGATGCTTTTTTAGTCAAGTATGATCCCAGTGGCAATGTAATCTGGGCTCGTCAGGCAAGTACAAGTTCAGGTCCGTATGCGATGGGGGAAGCCATTGCCTTGGATAAAACCGGAAACTGCTATCTGACCGGGCTCTTTGTGAATGAATTAACCTTGAATGACCTCATCTTAAATGGCAGTGGACAAGAAGATGTGTTCATAGCCAAATATGATGCGAACGGGAAGGTTATTTGGGCTACCAAAACTGGGGGAGCAGGTGCGGATATAGGCAAGAGCATTACCGTGGATGCGACTGGTCAAGTTACGATTGCGGGTAGTTTCAATCAACTAGTTCAAGTAGGCGCTACCACCTTGAACAGTGTACAGGATGAAGATATTTTCCTGGCGCACTATAATGCCAATGGCGAGCCAGTCTGGGCTTTGCAGGCGGGAGGTTTAAATGTAGACGGATTGTACCTTGATCTTGCCCAGGATGGTCAAGGAAATAGTTATTTGACAGGAGCATTCGATGAAACCGTAGATTTTGGAGCTAAAGAAATAACCGCTATCGGCTCACCAGATTTGTTTATCACCAAGGCCAGGCCACCCGCCGCCGCTACAATGAATCTTTCTTCCTTGCCAACGACCAGTATTTGTGCGGGTTCTACTATAGCCATTCCGTTTACGACTACGGGTTACTGGGCGGAAGGAACTAGTTTTTTGGTAGAACTTTCGGATGCCAGTGGTTCGTTTGTTGCACCAATAGTGATCGGTACGGGTCCAACTAGCCCGATAGAGGCAAATATTCCTCTAGAAATTATAGCCGGTAGTGGTTACCGGATGCGGATCATCGCCTCTACGGGTTTGATGAGCGCAGATAATGGCCTTGATCTGACTATCACGGCCCTGCCAGAGGTAAGTGCTGGAGCGGACGAAACGGTGTGTGCTTCAGCTAGTAGTTTCTCGTTGAGCGGCTTTAGTCCGGCCGGAGGTACCTGGTCGGGTACGGGGGTAAATGCACCCGGCGTATTTACGCCTGCGCTGGCCCAAGTCGGTACCCATACCCTTACCTATTCGGTACAAAAAGGTGCTTGTAGCTTCAGCAGCACTAAAACGATTACCGTGGTAGTTCCCACTAGTATTATGGCAGCCATTGTCCCTACGGAATGTAGTTCGGTTTCTACTACCCAAGCCTATGCTCCTTTTCAAGCCACCTTTACCAACCAGACTAAAGGCGCTACTGGTTTTTTATGGGACTTTGGGGATGGGAACACATCGAATGAAGAAGCACCTACTCACGCCTATACCCAAGAAGGAAAATATAAAGTCACTTTAACCGCGTTGTTTGGGAATGAGTGTAGCCAAACTAAGGAAATTACGGAGGTGGTAATACGCAAAAAGCAAGACTTACCAAATGTATTTACGCCGAACCGGGATGGTTTAAACGACACCTTTGCTTTTAATATTACTTGTTTATCCGTAAACCTGAAAGTATTCAATCGGTCGGGAACACTCGTATATGAGCAGGCTAATTATCAAAATACCTGGGATGGGGGCAGTCTGTCGGATGGCATATATTATTACCAACTTACCACAACTAAGGGTTCCAGTTGGAAAGGCTGGGTAGAAATTATCCGGTAA